Proteins encoded in a region of the Podospora pseudopauciseta strain CBS 411.78 chromosome 6, whole genome shotgun sequence genome:
- the ARC15 gene encoding arp2/3 complex subunit (COG:Z; BUSCO:EOG09264V51; EggNog:ENOG503P59R): MSIIQQHTESSLTDAWRTINIDALDPDSSQNFPLSTLHPPQPEFSDQDARNLQSQIRQLLQAGDAEGALRSALENPIYNAPDLAKETHLQTVIEVLQRIKVNEMTPLLQKIYNDDRGSESLDVLMKYLYKGMAATSSGISSQHTGNGPRTPTKLMTPQATGFTQIGNRSGITSGDSTGAAMSVLLSWHEKVVDVAGLGCIGRVMTDFRRV; this comes from the exons ATGTCTATTATCCAACAACACACGGAGTCCTCGCTCACAGATGCCTGGCGCACCATCAATATCGATGCCCTCGACCCCGACTCCTCCCAAAACTTCCCTctctccaccctccaccctccccagcccGAATTCTCCGACCAAGACGCCCGCAACCTCCAGTCTCAGatccgccagctcctccaagcGGGCGATGCCGAGGGCGCGCTGCGGTCGGCTCTCGAGAATCCAATCTACAATGCTCCTGATCTGGCCAAGGAAACGCATCTGCAGACCGTCATCGAGGTGCTGCAAAGGATCAAGGTGAACGAGATGACGCCTCTTTTGCAAAAGATCTACAATGATGATAGGGGTAGCGAGAGCTTGGACGTGTTGATGAAGTACTT GTACAAGGGTATGGCGGCCACGTCGAGCGGTATCTCCAGCCAGCACACCGGCAACGGCCCGAGAACACCAACCAAGTTGATGACGCCCCAGGCAACGGGGTTCACTCAGATTGGCAACAGGTCCGGGATAACATCCGGAGACTCCACCGGCGCCGCCATGAGCGTCTTGCTTAGTTGGCatgagaaggtggtggatgtggccGGGTTGGGGTGCATTGGGAGAGTCATGACTGATTTCCGGAGGGTATAA